One Gossypium hirsutum isolate 1008001.06 chromosome A11, Gossypium_hirsutum_v2.1, whole genome shotgun sequence genomic window carries:
- the LOC107900081 gene encoding subtilisin-like protease SBT1.7, with product MEMVKCFMIVLILGLCHVPMAAPLEEKKSSRKTYIVHMAKSEMPPSFQHHTHWYDSSLKSVSGSAAMLYTYDNVIHGFSTQLTDEEAEQLESQPGILAVLPEVRYELHTTRTPEFLGLSQAAALFPESESASEVVIGVLDTGVWPESKSFADTGLGPIPSSWKGACESGTNFTSANCNKKLIGARYFAKGYEAALGAIDETKESRSPRDDDGHGTHTASTAAGSVVEGASLFGYAQGTARGMATRARVAVYKVCWIGGCFSSDILAAMEKAIDDNVNVLSMSLGGGMSDYYRDSVAIGSFAAMEKGILVSCSAGNAGPAPYSLSNVAPWITTVGAGTLDRDFPAFVSLGNGKNFSGVSLYRGSPLPGKMLPFVYAGNASNATNGNLCMMDTLIPEKVAGKIVLCDRGMNVRVQKGAVVKAAGGIGMVLSNTAANGEELVADAHLLPATAVGQKSGDAIRDYLFSNPNPTVTILFEGTKVGIEPSPVVAAFSSRGPNSITSEILKPDMIAPGVNILAGWSGAVGPTGLATDTRRVDFNIISGTSMSCPHVSGLAGLLKAAHPDWSPAAIRSALMTTAYTEYKNKQKMQDVATGKPSTPFDHGAGHVDPVSALNPGLVYDLTAEDYLGFLCALNYTEFQIRSLARRNFSCDASKRYRVTDLNYPSFAVNFDSVMGGSNVVKHTRTLTNVGSPGTYKVSVSPETPGVKISVEPQTLSFSQANEKKSYTVTFSGSSQPTGTNVFARLEWSDGKYTVSSPIAISWT from the coding sequence ATGGAGATGGTTAAGTGTTTTATGATTGTCCTGATTCTTGGTCTTTGCCACGTGCCCATGGCTGCACCATTGGAGGAGAAGAAGAGTAGCAGAAAGACTTACATCGTGCACATGGCTAAATCCGAGATGCCTCCGAGTTTCCAGCACCATACTCACTGGTATGACTCCTCTTTGAAGTCAGTTTCCGGCTCGGCTGCAATGCTCTATACCTACGACAACGTTATCCATGGATTCTCTACTCAGTTAACTGATGAAGAAGCTGAGCAACTCGAGAGCCAACCAGGGATCCTCGCGGTTTTACCCGAGGTAAGATACGAGTTACACACGACTCGTACACCTGAGTTCCTTGGACTCAGTCAAGCTGCTGCTTTGTTCCCTGAGTCTGAGTCGGCGAGTGAAGTTGTTATTGGTGTGTTGGATACTGGTGTTTGGCCTGAGAGCAAGAGCTTTGCTGATACGGGGCTTGGACCAATACCAAGCAGCTGGAAAGGCGCGTGCGAATCAGGCACCAATTTTACCTCCGCAAATTGCAATAAAAAATTGATAGGTGCGAGGTACTTTGCTAAGGGGTATGAGGCTGCCTTGGGTGCAATTGACGAGACCAAGGAATCAAGATCACCTCGAGATGATGATGGGCATGGTACTCACACGGCCTCCACCGCTGCAGGGTCGGTGGTGGAAGGAGCTAGCTTGTTTGGTTACGCACAAGGAACGGCGCGTGGTATGGCCACGCGCGCTAGGGTTGCTGTTTACAAGGTTTGTTGGATCGGTGGATGTTTCAGTTCAGACATCTTGGCTGCCATGGAGAAGGCCATTGATGACAACGTTAATGTACTATCCATGTCCCTCGGCGGTGGCATGTCTGATTATTACAGGGATAGTGTTGCAATCGGATCTTTTGCTGCCATGGAGAAGGGGATTTTAGTTTCTTGTTCGGCCGGAAATGCTGGTCCAGCTCCTTACAGTTTATCAAACGTGGCTCCGTGGATTACAACTGTCGGTGCAGGCACACTGGATCGTGATTTCCCTGCTTTCGTTAGCCTTGGAAACGGCAAAAATTTCTCCGGCGTGTCGCTTTACCGAGGCAGCCCCTTGCCTGGAAAGATGCTACCATTTGTTTATGCTGGCAATGCTAGCAATGCTACCAACGGGAATTTGTGTATGATGGATACTTTGATACCGGAAAAAGTTGCCGGCAAGATTGTTCTTTGTGATCGTGGGATGAACGTCAGGGTTCAAAAAGGAGCTGTCGTTAAAGCAGCCGGTGGTATAGGCATGGTTTTGTCTAACACTGCCGCAAACGGTGAAGAGCTGGTAGCGGATGCCCATTTGCTCCCGGCAACCGCAGTGGGTCAAAAATCTGGTGATGCTATAAGAGACTACTTGTTTTCAAATCCTAACCCAACTGTCACCATTCTTTTTGAAGGAACCAAAGTTGGTATAGAACCATCACCGGTGGTGGCTGCTTTTAGCTCAAGAGGACCAAATTCTATAACCTCGGAGATATTGAAACCAGACATGATTGCTCCAGGGGTTAACATTTTAGCAGGGTGGTCCGGTGCAGTAGGTCCAACGGGGCTGGCTACGGATACCAGACGAGTGGATTTTAACATCATTTCAGGAACTTCAATGTCTTGCCCACATGTTAGTGGCCTTGCAGGGTTGCTGAAGGCGGCTCACCCAGATTGGAGTCCAGCAGCTATTAGATCAGCTCTTATGACTACAGCTTATACGGAATACAAAAACAAGCAGAAAATGCAAGATGTTGCAACGGGGAAACCATCCACCCCGTTCGACCATGGTGCTGGACATGTGGATCCCGTTTCAGCGCTTAATCCAGGGCTTGTGTATGATTTGACAGCGGAAGATTATCTGGGTTTCCTTTGTGCCTTGAACTACACAGAGTTCCAAATCAGATCCCTGGCGAGAAGAAACTTCTCATGTGATGCTAGCAAGAGATACAGAGTCACTGATCTCAACTACCCTTCCTTTGCTGTCAATTTTGATTCGGTCATGGGTGGGTCGAATGTTGTTAAACACACCCGAACTCTCACCAATGTGGGCTCGCCAGGAACTTACAAGGTATCGGTATCACCTGAAACTCCAGGAGTTAAGATATCAGTTGAACCACAGACTTTGAGTTTTAGCCAAGCAAATGAGAAGAAATCATATACGGTGACGTTCAGTGGTAGTTCACAGCCAACCGGTACGAACGTGTTCGCTCGTTTGGAGTGGTCTGATGGGAAGTATACCGTGAGCAGTCCTATTGCAATTAGCTGGACATGA
- the LOC107905810 gene encoding uncharacterized protein, whose amino-acid sequence MEKKQQQDVDNKADDNMDEKKAGLEGLPIEDSPYVKYGDLEDYKRRGYGTEGHQQPNPGRGAASSTDAPTLSGAALSSERSVDAKDTINHQGVP is encoded by the coding sequence ATGGAGAAGAAGCAACAACAAGACGTGGATAATAAGGCAGATGATAATATGGACGAGAAGAAGGCAGGCTTGGAAGGGCTGCCAATAGAGGATAGCCCTTACGTGAAGTATGGGGACTTGGAAGATTACAAGCGTCGAGGATATGGAACTGAAGGCCACCAACAACCGAACCCTGGACGTGGTGCTGCAAGCTCCACCGACGCCCCCACTCTTTCTGGTGCCGCTCTCTCCTCTGAGCGATCTGTTGATGCTAAGGATACCATTAATCATCAAGGGGTACCCTGA